The Acidobacteriota bacterium genomic interval TTATGGAAAAGCACACTATTTTTGCCCCTCACCCCCGTATCAAGTACGGGGCAGGCTTTAAGCCTCTCTCCTAAGGGGAGAGGGAGGGGTGAGGGGACAGGAATGCATCAGAATTAAATGCATTTGTATTAGTTAAAAATTAAAGAGTTTATGAATGTTCAATTCAAATGAGCTATAAATTTGACTTTTGTTATTTTTATTAATAAAAAATGAAATAATGAGTTTATTTAAAAACAAAGATTATTCTCCCATTATAATTTTCATTTTAACATTTCTATTTTATTTAAAGACATTGGCACCAACGTTTCTTTGGTCAGATAGTTCAAAATTATGTCTATTTGTTAAAAATAAAGAAATTTTTAGCTTTAGCCATGGAATTCATCCAGCCCATACTATTTTAGGGATACTCTTTTCATATTTGCCATTTGACTTAGCCTATTCTCAAAATCTCATGTCAGCATTTTTTTCTTCATTTGCCTTAGCCCTATTTTATTTATTATGT includes:
- a CDS encoding DUF2723 domain-containing protein, translating into MSLFKNKDYSPIIIFILTFLFYLKTLAPTFLWSDSSKLCLFVKNKEIFSFSHGIHPAHTILGILFSYLPFDLAYSQNLMSAFFSSFALALFYLLCRELIGSPRVAFITSLTLSVSHTFWLYSVINETYSLLIFSLTLILLLGIKATSSNKMYIPIQSGHRFRFKPATDSD